Proteins found in one Pieris napi chromosome 6, ilPieNapi1.2, whole genome shotgun sequence genomic segment:
- the LOC125050720 gene encoding stromal membrane-associated protein 2 isoform X2, protein MSSKSEKDRAKQIQDRCQNILIQMLKDEDNKYCVDCDAKGPRWASWNLGIFLCIRCAGIHRNLGVHISKVKSVNLDSWTPEQVVSLQQMGNSRARAVYEANLPDSFRRPQNDSSLESFIRAKYEQKKYIAKEWVPPQLPKVNWDKEIDEEIDRQKRKKKATTSSLGPLPAPSVDKKYNKSDVIPSIPKPKSSVSPKLSRNTPVETKPSNGAADLLGLDTAMPSTKPEQKSTNDDIFSSFFSAPEKPAEVPQEQKSDLKTEEENFFKQSAPTEKEKSKLTKDSILALYSQTPMNQFNPVPQMQQIPGQQMQQITGQQMQQMPGQQMQHMPSQQLPGQQLPGQQLHGQQLPGQQLPGQQITGQQAPGQFYQPYMMNGMQMNQFQPASQFQYQMPPQPQFQTQPNFFNQPLSQQFGNLNLGQGFPNAFPNPNVASNSTWQ, encoded by the exons ATGTCTTCTAAAAGTGAAAAAGATCGAGCTAAACAGATCCAGGATCGATGTCAGAACATTCTAATCCAAATGTTAAAAGATGAGGacaataaatattgtgtaGATTGTGACGCTAAGG GACCACGTTGGGCATCATGGAACCTAGGTATATTCCTATGCATAAGGTGTGCTGGTATCCATCGTAACCTGGGTGTTCATATATCCAAGGTGAAGAGTGTCAATTTGGACTCATGGACACCAGAACAAGTG GTATCACTGCAACAAATGGGCAATTCTCGTGCAAGAGCAGTATACGAAGCAAATCTGCCGGACTCCTTTAGACGGCCACAAAATGACTCTTCACTTGAGTCATTCATACGGGCCAAATACGAACAGAAGAAATACATTGCTAAGGAATGGGTGCCACCACAACTTCCTAAAGTGAATTG ggaTAAAGAGATAGATGAAGAAATAGATAGGCAAAAGAGGAAAAAGAAAGCGACCACTTCCTCTCTGGGACCATTGCCCGCGCCAtctgttgataaaaaatataac AAATCGGACGTTATCCCCAGTATACCGAAACCCAAATCGTCAGTCAGTCCCAAATTGAGTAGAAATACACCAGTTGAAACCAAACCGAGTAATGGTGCAGCTGATCTGCTGGGATTGGACACTGCCATGCCCTCGACCAAACCAGAGCAGAAGTCTACTAACGATGATATTTTCTCAAGTTTCTTCTCGGCACCAGAAAAACCGGCTGag GTACCGCAAGAACAAAAATCAGATTTGAAAACAGAAGAAGAAAATTTCTTCAAACAATCTGCACCTACTGAGAAAGAAAAGTCTAAACTTACTAAGGATAGCATATTAGCGTTATACAGTCAAACACCTATGAACCAGTTTAATCCAGTACCTCAAATGCAACAGATTCCAGGTCAACAAATGCAACAGATTACAGGTCAACAAATGCAACAAATGCCAGGTCAACAAATGCAACATATGCCAAGCCAACAACTACC CGGGCAACAACTACCCGGTCAACAACTACACGGGCAACAACTACCGGGGCAACAACTACCTGGACAACAAATAACAGGCCAACAAGCTCCTGGCCAGTTCTATCAGCCATATATGATGAATGGTATGCAAATGAACCAATTCCAACCAGCTAGCCAATTTCAGTATCAAATGCCACCGCAGCCACAGTTCCAGACGCAGCCAAACTTTTTCAACCAGCCCCTTTCGCAACAGTTTGGCAATCTTAATTTAGGTCAAGGTTTCCCAAACGCATTTCCTAACCCCAATGTTGCCAGTAATTCGACGtggcaataa
- the LOC125050720 gene encoding stromal membrane-associated protein 1 isoform X3, producing MSSKSEKDRAKQIQDRCQNILIQMLKDEDNKYCVDCDAKGPRWASWNLGIFLCIRCAGIHRNLGVHISKVKSVNLDSWTPEQVVSLQQMGNSRARAVYEANLPDSFRRPQNDSSLESFIRAKYEQKKYIAKEWVPPQLPKVNWDKEIDEEIDRQKRKKKATTSSLGPLPAPSVDKKYNKSDVIPSIPKPKSSVSPKLSRNTPVETKPSNGAADLLGLDTAMPSTKPEQKSTNDDIFSSFFSAPEKPAEVPQEQKSDLKTEEENFFKQSAPTEKEKSKLTKDSILALYSQTPMNQFNPVPQMQQIPGQQMPGQQMQHMPSQQLPGHQLPGQQLHGQQLPGQQLHGQQLPGQQLPGQQITGQQAPGQFYQPYMMNGMQMNQFQPASQFQYQMPPQPQFQTQPNFFNQPLSQQFGNLNLGQGFPNAFPNPNVASNSTWQ from the exons ATGTCTTCTAAAAGTGAAAAAGATCGAGCTAAACAGATCCAGGATCGATGTCAGAACATTCTAATCCAAATGTTAAAAGATGAGGacaataaatattgtgtaGATTGTGACGCTAAGG GACCACGTTGGGCATCATGGAACCTAGGTATATTCCTATGCATAAGGTGTGCTGGTATCCATCGTAACCTGGGTGTTCATATATCCAAGGTGAAGAGTGTCAATTTGGACTCATGGACACCAGAACAAGTG GTATCACTGCAACAAATGGGCAATTCTCGTGCAAGAGCAGTATACGAAGCAAATCTGCCGGACTCCTTTAGACGGCCACAAAATGACTCTTCACTTGAGTCATTCATACGGGCCAAATACGAACAGAAGAAATACATTGCTAAGGAATGGGTGCCACCACAACTTCCTAAAGTGAATTG ggaTAAAGAGATAGATGAAGAAATAGATAGGCAAAAGAGGAAAAAGAAAGCGACCACTTCCTCTCTGGGACCATTGCCCGCGCCAtctgttgataaaaaatataac AAATCGGACGTTATCCCCAGTATACCGAAACCCAAATCGTCAGTCAGTCCCAAATTGAGTAGAAATACACCAGTTGAAACCAAACCGAGTAATGGTGCAGCTGATCTGCTGGGATTGGACACTGCCATGCCCTCGACCAAACCAGAGCAGAAGTCTACTAACGATGATATTTTCTCAAGTTTCTTCTCGGCACCAGAAAAACCGGCTGag GTACCGCAAGAACAAAAATCAGATTTGAAAACAGAAGAAGAAAATTTCTTCAAACAATCTGCACCTACTGAGAAAGAAAAGTCTAAACTTACTAAGGATAGCATATTAGCGTTATACAGTCAAACACCTATGAACCAGTTTAATCCAGTACCTCAAATGCAACAGATTCCAGGTCAACAA ATGCCAGGTCAACAAATGCAACATATGCCAAGCCAACAACTACCCGGGCATCAACTACCCGGTCAACAACTACACGGGCAACAACTACCCGGTCAACAACTACACGGGCAACAACTACCGGGGCAACAACTACCTGGACAACAAATAACAGGCCAACAAGCTCCTGGCCAGTTCTATCAGCCATATATGATGAATGGTATGCAAATGAACCAATTCCAACCAGCTAGCCAATTTCAGTATCAAATGCCACCGCAGCCACAGTTCCAGACGCAGCCAAACTTTTTCAACCAGCCCCTTTCGCAACAGTTTGGCAATCTTAATTTAGGTCAAGGTTTCCCAAACGCATTTCCTAACCCCAATGTTGCCAGTAATTCGACGtggcaataa
- the LOC125050564 gene encoding mitochondrial import inner membrane translocase subunit Tim23 has protein sequence MSLFGDILPINKNESQNNQASANLSPYLNFDPNYIPKMQPEFLYPDESHMASTARRSNVALPIIGMSFMTGSGLGGMAGLYKGLRATTLAGQIGKVRRTQLINYVMKQGTTTGCTLGILASFYSSIALGVTWIRDQEDTANTFIAATATGVLYKSTAGLRSMGLGAAAGLTLAGLYTLLTDNDNIWSKARYIKM, from the exons ATGTCTTTATTTGGAGATATATTaccgattaataaaaatgaaagccAAAATAATCAGGCCAGTGCAAATCTTTCTCCCTATTTAAACTTTGATCCCAACTACATACCTAAAATGCAACCAGAGTTTCTATATCCCGATGAGAGCCATATGGCCTCAACAGCACGAAGATCAAACGTAGCTTTACCAATCATTGGAATGTCTTTCATGACTGGATCAG GTTTGGGAGGCATGGCTGGTCTTTACAAAGGATTAAGAGCGACAACATTAGCTGGACAAATTGGCAAAGTAAGAAGAACACAGCTTATAAACTACGTAATGAAGCAAG GCACAACAACTGGCTGTACCCTAGGCATATTAGCTTCATTTTATTCAAGTATAGCCCTGGGTGTAACTTGGATTAGGGACCAAGAAGATACCGCAAATACCTTTATAGCTGCCACAGCTACaggtgttttatataaaagtactGCTGGTTTGCGCTCAATGGGCTTAGGAGCAGCTGCAGGGCTTACATTAGCAGGCCTTTACACCCTCCTCACtgataatgataatatatggAGCAAAGctagatatataaaaatgtga
- the LOC125050720 gene encoding stromal membrane-associated protein 1 isoform X1 produces MSSKSEKDRAKQIQDRCQNILIQMLKDEDNKYCVDCDAKGPRWASWNLGIFLCIRCAGIHRNLGVHISKVKSVNLDSWTPEQVVSLQQMGNSRARAVYEANLPDSFRRPQNDSSLESFIRAKYEQKKYIAKEWVPPQLPKVNWDKEIDEEIDRQKRKKKATTSSLGPLPAPSVDKKYNKSDVIPSIPKPKSSVSPKLSRNTPVETKPSNGAADLLGLDTAMPSTKPEQKSTNDDIFSSFFSAPEKPAEVPQEQKSDLKTEEENFFKQSAPTEKEKSKLTKDSILALYSQTPMNQFNPVPQMQQIPGQQMQQITGQQMQQMPGQQMQHMPSQQLPGHQLPGQQLHGQQLPGQQLHGQQLPGQQLPGQQITGQQAPGQFYQPYMMNGMQMNQFQPASQFQYQMPPQPQFQTQPNFFNQPLSQQFGNLNLGQGFPNAFPNPNVASNSTWQ; encoded by the exons ATGTCTTCTAAAAGTGAAAAAGATCGAGCTAAACAGATCCAGGATCGATGTCAGAACATTCTAATCCAAATGTTAAAAGATGAGGacaataaatattgtgtaGATTGTGACGCTAAGG GACCACGTTGGGCATCATGGAACCTAGGTATATTCCTATGCATAAGGTGTGCTGGTATCCATCGTAACCTGGGTGTTCATATATCCAAGGTGAAGAGTGTCAATTTGGACTCATGGACACCAGAACAAGTG GTATCACTGCAACAAATGGGCAATTCTCGTGCAAGAGCAGTATACGAAGCAAATCTGCCGGACTCCTTTAGACGGCCACAAAATGACTCTTCACTTGAGTCATTCATACGGGCCAAATACGAACAGAAGAAATACATTGCTAAGGAATGGGTGCCACCACAACTTCCTAAAGTGAATTG ggaTAAAGAGATAGATGAAGAAATAGATAGGCAAAAGAGGAAAAAGAAAGCGACCACTTCCTCTCTGGGACCATTGCCCGCGCCAtctgttgataaaaaatataac AAATCGGACGTTATCCCCAGTATACCGAAACCCAAATCGTCAGTCAGTCCCAAATTGAGTAGAAATACACCAGTTGAAACCAAACCGAGTAATGGTGCAGCTGATCTGCTGGGATTGGACACTGCCATGCCCTCGACCAAACCAGAGCAGAAGTCTACTAACGATGATATTTTCTCAAGTTTCTTCTCGGCACCAGAAAAACCGGCTGag GTACCGCAAGAACAAAAATCAGATTTGAAAACAGAAGAAGAAAATTTCTTCAAACAATCTGCACCTACTGAGAAAGAAAAGTCTAAACTTACTAAGGATAGCATATTAGCGTTATACAGTCAAACACCTATGAACCAGTTTAATCCAGTACCTCAAATGCAACAGATTCCAGGTCAACAAATGCAACAGATTACAGGTCAACAAATGCAACAAATGCCAGGTCAACAAATGCAACATATGCCAAGCCAACAACTACCCGGGCATCAACTACCCGGTCAACAACTACACGGGCAACAACTACCCGGTCAACAACTACACGGGCAACAACTACCGGGGCAACAACTACCTGGACAACAAATAACAGGCCAACAAGCTCCTGGCCAGTTCTATCAGCCATATATGATGAATGGTATGCAAATGAACCAATTCCAACCAGCTAGCCAATTTCAGTATCAAATGCCACCGCAGCCACAGTTCCAGACGCAGCCAAACTTTTTCAACCAGCCCCTTTCGCAACAGTTTGGCAATCTTAATTTAGGTCAAGGTTTCCCAAACGCATTTCCTAACCCCAATGTTGCCAGTAATTCGACGtggcaataa
- the LOC125050562 gene encoding protein DENND6A, with protein MACGKQQPDDIFVCDEEFEAKWSRFSDWLHCICVVTFDLELGQAMERVYPPGVQLSDQEKCNICYLAFPDSNSGCMGDTQFHVRLRSRAPLTPQQLIYNEDSVSTLRADPTHYWGFVYFRQVKDSTLPRGYFQKSIILLTRLPFINLYYKVIQLIAPRHFEDGESSLEAACHDINRWPELNAGQNVLLPVLGSVFQSYIPNQQTGKVTRSDIVKQVHSPNVPHIIVCIQDVNVFDALSSLISHLHLLWELVLTAEPIVVMASSPTECSALVQALTYLIQPLPYSAEYRPYFTIHDSEFKEFTRKQFNPPYVILGVTNPFFTKTLQHWPHTIKLGDSTPVKTKLRKLGSIKHLDSAPGVYTQYKPYLEKDKAIIKKLHNGIRTDRPSEVQTAMVKRHLLELTQSFMIPLERYMASLMPLQKNISPFRSPPVPNPFNPEDFFTSLQQAGPQLTSGIKGDWIGLYKNFFRTPNFSTWFHERHSDLTNKLQALQLEALAESDLKEWSVGKKEVEIVDMILKLRDVLKNNPPVADNTRTLLARRLDDLNCVLQDDMKAILSAAT; from the coding sequence ATGGCTTGTGGAAAACAACAACCGGACGACATTTTCGTTTGTGATGAAGAATTTGAAGCGAAATGGAGCAGATTTTCCGACTGGTTGCATTGTATTTGTGTTGTTACATTCGATTTGGAACTGGGGCAGGCTATGGAAAGAGTATATCCGCCTGGTGTGCAATTATCTGATCAAGAGAAATGTAACATTTGTTATTTAGCATTCCCGGATTCAAACTCAGGATGCATGGGTGATACTCAATTTCACGTACGACTGCGTTCACGTGCTCCACTAACACCGCAACAGTTGATTTATAACGAGGACAGTGTTTCTACGCTCCGAGCAGACCCAACGCATTACTGGGGCTTCGTTTATTTTCGTCAAGTCAAGGATTCGACCTTGCCTCGGGGCTACTTCCAAAAGAGCATTATTTTACTTACGCGTTTGCCCTTTATTAACCTGTATTACAAAGTGATACAGCTTATAGCTCCTCGACATTTTGAAGATGGTGAAAGCAGCTTGGAAGCTGCATGCCATGACATAAATAGATGGCCAGAGTTGAATGCGGGTCAAAACGTTCTATTGCCAGTCTTGGGCTCTGTTTTTCAGTCATATATTCCTAATCAGCAAACTGGAAAGGTTACAAGATCAGATATTGTGAAACAAGTGCATTCCCCCAATGTTCCTCACATAATAGTATGTATTCAAGATGTTAATGTTTTTGATGCTCTATCAAGTTTAATATCTCACCTGCATTTACTATGGGAGCTTGTATTGACTGCAGAACCCATAGTTGTTATGGCCAGCTCACCAACAGAATGTTCAGCTTTAGTCCAAGCATTGACCTACTTGATACAGCCTCTTCCATATTCGGCAGAATACCGACCTTACTTTACAATACATGATAGTGAATTTAAGGAATTTACTAGAAAACAGTTCAACCCACCTTATGTAATATTAGGTGTGACAAATCCATTTTTCACTAAGACATTGCAGCACTGGCCGCATACAATCAAACTAGGTGATTCAACCCCTGTTAAAACTAAGTTGAGGAAACTAGGAAGTATTAAACATTTAGATTCTGCACCAGGGGTATACACTCAGTACAAACCTTATTTAGAGAAAGATAAGGCAATTATCAAGAAGTTGCATAATGGAATAAGGACAGACCGTCCTTCTGAAGTTCAGACAGCAATGGTTAAAAGGCATTTACTAGAACTAACACAAAGCTTTATGATCCCACTCGAACGTTATATGGCATCCCTCATGCCATTGCAGAAAAACATATCTCCGTTTAGATCACCTCCAGTACCTAATCCATTTAATCCAGAAGATTTCTTCACATCTCTGCAGCAAGCAGGTCCTCAATTGACATCTGGCATTAAAGGTGACTGGATaggattatataaaaatttttttaggacACCAAACTTTAGCACCTGGTTTCATGAGCGTCATAGtgatttaacaaataaattacaagctTTGCAATTAGAAGCCTTAGCAGAAAGTGACTTAAAAGAATGGTCAGTTGGAAAGAAAGAGGTTGAAATTGTTGACATGATACTTAAACTGCGtgatgtgttaaaaaataatccacCAGTAGCAGACAACACACGAACATTACTGGCTCGGAGGTTAGATGATTTAAATTGTGTTCTTCAAGATGATATGAAGGCTATTTTAAGTGCGGCAACGTGA